A stretch of the Vigna radiata var. radiata cultivar VC1973A chromosome 7, Vradiata_ver6, whole genome shotgun sequence genome encodes the following:
- the LOC106765993 gene encoding uncharacterized protein LOC106765993 gives MSNVKRALRQFTFGSGKTAGRNSSRHITSFHRGSEAKRLQRTVDLKRNTTSSLGVVKRIQYDPNRSSNIALVCWLQGVHHRQRRAGTDAVSCLFKLLALNPIVTNSDNIRGI, from the coding sequence atgtctAATGTGAAGAGAGCATTGCGGCAGTTTACGTTCGGAAGTGGCAAGACCGCCGGCCGCAACTCGTCGAGGCACATAACGTCGTTTCACAGAGGCAGTGAAGCTAAGCGGCTGCAACGAACTGTAGATCTCAAAAGGAACACCACTTCTTCCTTGGGTGTCGTCAAACGGATCCAGTACGATCCTAACCGTTCTTCCAACATCGCACTCGTTTGCTGGCTACAAGGCGTCCACCATCGCCAACGTCGCGCCGGCACCGATGCCGTGTCCTGCTTGTTCAAGCTCCTAGCCCTCAATCCCATTGTCACTAACAGTGACAACATTCGTGGCATTTAG
- the LOC111241940 gene encoding uncharacterized protein LOC111241940 — protein MAMREQALEGVQNDEFVETLSQVIEEQTTWDEMYDDFMADLCNENDILPLTDETFESLFQIDDPILSDYFSSEVLEEVATDTTPAHNVSKATSSMIQLTPNSSERANISISPSDHTSERTSKVLPQELGGNPNPILTTRNCSNSTLLLPQNNPNSWVAKSDSWNHPSARLGTMDPPGINASFRNPMFPRPNITGSSITRFQSPTFPVLPYAGSSSNIHQQRPRSLPLQMTGMNAPAAASAMVHRFNNHGLFWPRPPSLSDFDTMVCAWKGCLVGKVFSYRESLNAAKAVRKPTSSVTLAADWSSRLQIVHFLPIRIVNYTMK, from the exons ATGGCCATGAGAGAGCAAGCCTTGGAGGGTGTTCAAAAT GATGAGTTTGTAGAAACCCTATCCCAGGTTATCGAGGAGCAAACAACATGGGATGAGATGTACGATGATTTTATGGCAGACCTATGCAATGAGAATGATATTTTGCCACTAACAGATGAGACTTTCGAAAGCCTTTTTCAAATCGATGACCCGATTCTTTCAGACTATTTTTCCTCGGAAGTCCTCGAAGAAGTGGCTACAGATACTACTCCAGCACATAATGTTTCAAAAGCCACATCttcaatgattcaattgaccCCAAATTCATCTGAGAGAGCTAACATTTCAATTTCACCATCTGATCATACATCTGAGAGAACTTCAAAAGTGCTACCACAGGAACTAGGAGGCAACCCTAACCCTATTCTCACCACCAGAAATTGTTCAAATTCAACTCTGTTATTGCCTCAAAACAATCCAAACTCCTGGGTTGCAAAATCAGATTCATGGAATCATCCAAGTGCAAGACTGGGAACCATGGATCCTCCAGGAATTAATGCTTCATTTCGTAATCCCATGTTCCCTAGGCCTAATATAACAGGAAGCTCAATCACTCGATTTCAATCACCAACATTCCCTGTGCTTCCTTATGCTGGTAGCAGCAGCAATATTCATCAACAACGTCCAAGGTCCCTTCCGTTACAAATGACTGGGATGAATGCACCAGCTGCTGCTTCTGCAATGGTGCATCGATTTAACAACCATGGACTTTTCTGGCCTCGCCCACCATCTCTCAGCGATTTTGATACCATGGTTTGTGCATGGAAG GGATGTTTGGTTGGAAAAGTTTTCTCGTATCGCGAATCCCTTAATGCTGCaaag GCAGTGAGGAAACCAACATCTTCTGTCAC gCTTGCTGCTGATTGGTCGAGTAGGCTTCAGATCGTGCACTTCTTACCCATAAGGATTGTCAACTATACAATGAAGTAA